The following are from one region of the Rhizobacter sp. AJA081-3 genome:
- a CDS encoding PDR/VanB family oxidoreductase — translation MSGATLSVRVARKTVEAEGICSFELVSADGKPLPAFSAGSHVDVQLPGGLTRQYSLCNDPTETHRYLIAVLRDPASRGGSKAMHDAVKEGEALTISTPKNHFALAHEAGSHLLLAGGIGITPLLCMAERLGNVGAAFEMHYCTRSRPRTAFVERIARSAFAPRVQFHHDDGAPEQRLDIAALLAERPAGRHLYVCGPKGFMDAVLGAARAQGWPESQLHCEYFAAEVAPVAGDASFEVQLASSGRIVVVPADRSIVQALAEAGVTVATSCEQGVCGTCLTRVIEGEPEHRDLYLTPEEQAAGDQLLPCCSRARSARLVLDL, via the coding sequence ATGAGCGGCGCGACCCTCTCGGTGCGCGTCGCGCGCAAGACGGTCGAGGCCGAAGGCATCTGCAGCTTCGAGCTGGTCAGCGCCGACGGCAAGCCGCTGCCGGCGTTCTCGGCGGGATCCCATGTCGACGTGCAGTTGCCCGGCGGCCTGACGCGCCAGTACTCGCTGTGCAACGACCCGACCGAGACGCACCGCTACCTGATCGCCGTGCTGCGCGATCCAGCCTCGCGCGGCGGCTCGAAAGCCATGCACGATGCGGTGAAGGAAGGCGAGGCGCTGACCATCAGCACGCCGAAGAACCACTTCGCGCTCGCCCACGAGGCCGGCAGCCACCTGCTGCTGGCCGGCGGCATCGGCATCACCCCGCTCCTGTGCATGGCCGAGCGGCTGGGCAACGTCGGCGCGGCCTTCGAGATGCACTACTGCACGCGCTCGCGGCCACGCACGGCCTTCGTGGAGCGCATCGCGCGCTCGGCGTTCGCGCCGCGCGTGCAGTTCCACCACGACGACGGCGCGCCGGAGCAGCGCCTGGACATCGCCGCGCTGCTGGCGGAGCGGCCCGCCGGGCGGCACCTCTACGTGTGCGGGCCCAAGGGCTTCATGGACGCGGTGCTCGGCGCCGCGCGCGCGCAGGGCTGGCCCGAATCGCAGCTGCATTGCGAGTACTTCGCCGCCGAAGTCGCGCCGGTCGCGGGCGACGCGTCCTTCGAGGTGCAGCTGGCCAGCTCCGGACGCATCGTCGTCGTGCCGGCCGATCGCAGCATCGTGCAGGCGCTGGCCGAGGCCGGCGTGACGGTGGCCACGTCCTGCGAACAAGGGGTGTGCGGCACCTGCCTGACGCGCGTCATCGAAGGCGAGCCCGAGCACCGAGACCTCTACCTCACGCCCGAGGAGCAGGCCGCCGGCGATCAGCTCCTGCCCTGCTGCTCGCGTGCTCGTTCGGCGCGATTGGTGCTCGACCTGTAG